Proteins co-encoded in one Dyella japonica A8 genomic window:
- a CDS encoding VOC family protein: protein MDIQIHSSFLPQNDPDAALTFYRDTLGFEVRNDVGYGGKRWITVGPKGQPATNIVLYPPEASPGITDDERRTIAEMMAKGTFGIVLLATHDLARAFEQLQASDADIVQEPTDQPYGVRDCAVRDPAGNMIRIQQLR from the coding sequence ATGGACATCCAGATTCATTCGAGTTTCCTCCCGCAGAACGACCCTGACGCCGCGCTGACCTTTTATCGCGACACCCTCGGCTTCGAGGTGCGCAATGACGTCGGCTATGGTGGCAAGCGCTGGATCACCGTGGGCCCCAAGGGGCAGCCGGCGACCAATATCGTGCTCTATCCGCCGGAGGCCAGCCCGGGCATCACCGATGACGAGCGCCGCACCATTGCCGAGATGATGGCCAAGGGCACCTTTGGCATCGTGTTGCTGGCTACGCACGATCTGGCCAGGGCCTTCGAACAGCTGCAGGCCAGCGATGCCGATATCGTGCAGGAGCCGACCGACCAGCCTTACGGCGTGCGCGACTGCGCCGTCCGCGACCCGGCGGGCAACATGATCCGTATCCAGCAGTTGCGTTGA
- a CDS encoding helix-turn-helix transcriptional regulator, with the protein MASKPTEAQTLRDLARLRRVRDRMDREYARPLDVESLARAVHMSAGHLSRQFRLAYGESPYSYLMTRRIERAMALLRQGELSVTDVCFEVGCSSLGTFSTRFTELVGMSPSAYRREQANATVGMPSCVARQVTRPVRNREAPVGEPELD; encoded by the coding sequence ATGGCCAGCAAACCCACCGAGGCGCAGACCCTGCGCGATCTTGCACGGCTGCGCCGCGTCCGCGACCGGATGGACCGGGAGTACGCGCGTCCGCTGGACGTCGAGTCGCTGGCCCGGGCCGTGCACATGTCGGCGGGGCATCTGAGCCGCCAGTTTCGCCTGGCCTACGGCGAGTCGCCGTACTCCTACCTGATGACGCGGCGCATCGAGCGCGCGATGGCCTTGTTGCGGCAAGGCGAGCTCAGCGTCACCGATGTCTGCTTCGAAGTAGGGTGCTCGTCGCTGGGTACCTTCAGCACCCGCTTCACCGAACTGGTCGGCATGTCGCCCAGCGCCTACCGGCGGGAACAGGCGAACGCCACCGTGGGCATGCCGTCGTGCGTGGCCAGGCAGGTGACGCGACCGGTCAGGAATCGAGAAGCGCCGGTCGGAGAGCCAGAACTAGACTGA
- a CDS encoding flavin reductase family protein, producing the protein MDSHVAPVPLDKAYRLINHGPTVLVSARHDGMDNVMAAAWSCALDFDPPKLTVILDKTTRTRELIEKTGRFVIQVPTVAQLQLTYAVGNLGRTQVPDKLQRAGVQWFAMDGHDLPFVAGCSAWLACRLIAEPHNQETYDLFVGDVVGAWADTRAFAHGHWGFEHAAPEWRSLHYIAGGQFYAIGESLKAEPLE; encoded by the coding sequence ATGGACAGCCACGTTGCCCCTGTTCCGCTCGACAAGGCCTACCGGCTGATCAACCACGGCCCCACCGTGCTGGTGTCGGCACGCCACGACGGCATGGACAACGTGATGGCCGCGGCGTGGTCCTGCGCGCTGGATTTCGACCCGCCCAAGCTCACGGTGATCCTGGACAAGACGACCCGGACGCGCGAACTGATCGAAAAAACCGGCCGCTTCGTGATCCAGGTGCCCACCGTGGCGCAACTGCAGCTCACCTATGCCGTCGGCAATCTCGGTCGTACCCAGGTGCCGGACAAACTGCAGCGCGCCGGCGTGCAGTGGTTCGCCATGGACGGCCATGACCTGCCCTTCGTCGCCGGCTGTTCCGCATGGCTTGCGTGCCGGCTCATCGCCGAGCCGCACAACCAGGAAACCTACGATCTGTTCGTCGGCGACGTCGTGGGCGCATGGGCCGACACACGCGCGTTCGCCCACGGCCACTGGGGTTTCGAGCACGCCGCCCCTGAATGGCGCAGCCTGCACTACATCGCGGGCGGCCAGTTCTATGCGATTGGCGAATCGCTCAAGGCTGAGCCGCTTGAGTGA
- a CDS encoding NUDIX hydrolase produces the protein MSRQRFPLTSSVFVILHDEGRVLLLRRRNTGWKDGYLSLPAGSHDGGEPLAAAAARELNEETGVVVEPQALRLAHLMHCRSGDSDAEWLGAFFRADAWSGEPRLMEANKHDHLGWYEAARLPDEVIPYTAQGIACALNGMPYSDFGWSDAG, from the coding sequence ATGTCCAGGCAGCGCTTTCCCTTGACCAGCAGTGTTTTCGTCATCCTTCACGACGAGGGCCGGGTATTGCTTCTGCGACGTCGCAACACCGGATGGAAGGACGGCTATCTGAGCCTGCCCGCCGGCTCGCACGACGGCGGCGAGCCACTGGCCGCCGCTGCCGCACGCGAACTCAACGAGGAAACGGGTGTGGTGGTTGAGCCACAGGCATTGCGCCTGGCGCACCTGATGCACTGCCGCTCTGGCGACTCCGATGCCGAATGGCTCGGCGCGTTCTTCCGTGCGGATGCATGGAGCGGCGAACCCAGGCTGATGGAAGCCAACAAGCACGACCATCTTGGCTGGTACGAAGCGGCCCGCTTACCGGACGAGGTGATCCCCTATACGGCGCAGGGCATTGCCTGCGCGTTGAACGGCATGCCGTATTCCGATTTCGGCTGGAGCGACGCCGGCTGA